The Streptomyces sp. SS1-1 genome has a segment encoding these proteins:
- a CDS encoding TIR-like protein FxsC has product MTATAPVFFLSYARTPGPHGSDADQPVFSFYDDLRKQVARLTRVKAQDAGHVDTPDAPSGAWQSALAACRVFVPLYAPRYFTDPLCGRQWTAFKRRGGRHYGRAVVPVLWVPPTDGTTLPPAALEISTHLPRAGGAEERRAQDRYAEAGLYRLMELEDDQRAYRQVLARLAERVARAAKDSPARPADAGQWGDRHGLEDAFAPQRSKPTLRITALAPTAGRLPPGREAATYGPDTEAWRPFRTASGSLIQQALALAGNLGFEPELVAFEKAYESIVHEGPGREPARPVAPWVLVVDAWALGDPRTSDMVRRIDRANRPWLAVMAVLAGDDPQTQRDRKRLTDRLRDTLSWHRQLDDVRHTARGAAAQGIAQPDAFAWLFAELAKSCYLRYLDSIQDDSPRPTPARRGVTGSGGRTSD; this is encoded by the coding sequence ATGACTGCCACTGCTCCGGTCTTCTTCCTCAGCTACGCCCGCACCCCGGGGCCGCACGGATCCGACGCCGACCAGCCGGTCTTCTCCTTCTACGACGACCTGCGCAAACAGGTGGCCCGGCTGACCCGGGTGAAGGCGCAGGACGCCGGGCACGTGGACACCCCGGACGCTCCGTCCGGCGCCTGGCAGTCGGCGCTGGCGGCCTGCCGTGTCTTCGTCCCGCTGTACGCGCCGCGCTACTTCACCGACCCGCTGTGCGGACGCCAGTGGACCGCGTTCAAACGCCGGGGCGGCCGGCACTACGGCCGTGCCGTGGTCCCCGTCCTGTGGGTCCCGCCCACCGACGGCACCACCCTGCCGCCGGCCGCGCTGGAGATCTCCACCCATCTGCCGCGCGCGGGTGGCGCCGAGGAGCGGCGCGCCCAGGACCGGTACGCGGAAGCCGGTCTGTACCGGCTCATGGAGCTGGAGGACGACCAGCGCGCGTACCGCCAGGTGCTGGCGCGCCTCGCCGAACGTGTCGCACGGGCGGCGAAGGACTCACCGGCCCGGCCGGCCGACGCGGGGCAGTGGGGCGACCGGCACGGTCTGGAGGACGCGTTCGCGCCGCAGCGGTCGAAGCCGACCTTGCGGATCACGGCCCTCGCGCCGACGGCCGGCCGGCTGCCTCCGGGGCGTGAGGCGGCCACGTACGGCCCGGACACCGAGGCGTGGCGGCCGTTCCGGACGGCGTCCGGATCGCTGATCCAGCAGGCCCTCGCCCTCGCCGGCAATCTCGGCTTCGAACCGGAACTGGTCGCCTTCGAGAAGGCGTACGAGAGCATCGTCCACGAGGGACCCGGACGGGAGCCCGCCCGGCCGGTCGCGCCCTGGGTGCTGGTGGTCGACGCGTGGGCCCTCGGCGACCCCAGGACGTCGGACATGGTGCGGCGCATCGACCGGGCCAACCGGCCCTGGCTGGCCGTCATGGCGGTCCTCGCGGGCGACGACCCGCAGACGCAGCGCGACAGGAAGCGGCTCACCGACCGGCTGCGGGACACGCTGTCCTGGCACCGGCAGCTGGACGACGTGCGCCACACGGCCCGGGGCGCGGCCGCTCAGGGCATCGCCCAGCCCGATGCTTTCGCATGGCTTTTCGCGGAGTTGGCGAAGAGTTGCTATTTGCGGTATCTCGATTCCATCCAGGACGATTCCCCGCGCCCGACGCCGGCCCGGCGCGGCGTCACGGGGAGCGGAGGACGAACCAGTGACTGA